The following nucleotide sequence is from Vitis vinifera cultivar Pinot Noir 40024 chromosome 14, ASM3070453v1.
ATTGattccccaaaaaaaaattgagagaaaaagccaagaaaagaaaaaagtaacgagaaaagaatggtgaaaaaaagtgaaagaaaaataaaaaaataactatgtaagtcaatatattatttctagacattattttaaactcatttaaatttaacttaacttgtttatatgaagattaaataatttaaaaataggaaagtttctaatttattttaagtatttatttatttattttaatatttttaataatagaatcaaatatataagaaattaagttttgaatattttttgcttttccTTCCACATTTTTCGGAATCCAACCATGACATTGCTGAAAATGTATTCATGGTACCGGAGGGATAATTTATTTTGACTCCGACAATGTTTCAAAAGCCATGTCACTCATTGGGATGCCTTCTCCAGGTGGCATACATTTGAAAACCCAAAATCCATATTAAAAATCCTTCACATTCTTATACATTTGAATCATTTCTATATAGCCTAGCAGAATTCTTTAGTCTCTtaacaagcaaaaaaaaaaaaaaaaaaaagcatattaAGATACAATATGAGTTGTCTAGAAGACTGGCATGGATCATTAGAAAAATGGGAATCAACCCAGCtgacatacatatatatagctTTAGGCTGGAAAAAGCATGGAGCCCCATATGATATGATTATAGCCATACACTAGAACATCCTCATTAACTCATCATCTCACTTCATTTTATACTTATTTATGTATAGAAGAAGCTAGGTATTAGGTAGCCTATTACATGATGGAACATGCATTGGGGTTGTCGTCGCTGAAGAGAGAGGTGATTCTGTCCTCTGGGTCATTAGGCACGGCTACAGCTTGCACAACATTGCGAACGTAGCCAGCGGGTGCCCTCTTGTCATAGGCTTGAGTTGCATAAGGATAGGAAACCAGATTGTATGGGATGTAAGGCCAGAATTCAGCTCTCTTTCCTGTACTCTTCACCCTCTTCAACACCTTGTTTGCATCCACATACCCTGTCACAGTTACTCGGCTTTGCTTTCTGATTACCTCCACTGATTTTACGCCTGAATGGATCAATACATTCAAACCATTTGGCCTTCATTTGTTAGTATAGTTAAGTTGGTATTAAAACAGACAATTAACAGATGAAAAGAACATATTGATCCTTTATTTTTATGGTAGTTATTATAGCTAGCTTAATTCTCTGATGGatcatatatagaaaaatatatggATCCAGAAGCTGAGAATTAGCAGAAATGGGAGAGGGAGCTTTTGAGTAGGAAGTTAGAACCTCTCATGGAGGTGACAGCATTTTTTACTCTTCTTTCACAGCCATCACAGTCCATTTTGACTTTGATCTCAACTGTCTGCAGATCAATAAAGGAATGGCAACCCATCATGGAGGGGGAACAAAGGAGCACATAAGCAAGTATAACACAGAGAGAACAACAAAAGATCAAAAGGGTCTACTGGTACAAATGATAAGTACCTGCATTGGTTTGCGTTTGCCCTTTGTGCTGGTAACAGTGCAAAAGTTGGAGAAGTAATCAAGCGCTCCCATTTTGCTTCTCTTTAgcagaaaggaaaggaaagcaAAGCaaagcgagagagagagagagaaagaagagggTATACGAATATGATGTTCACTGAGAAATAGTGTATTTATATAAGAAGGTGAAGGGCTGAAAAGATGTAAAGTGAAGTGTGGGCAAGCTGTGTTCTAGTTATAAATAAGAGTAAAAGTGGGGAAACATGAAAATGAAGAGCCCACAAACCATGAAAATGTGCCTAGAAATCATGAGGGTACAACAATGCATTTGGGTTTTTGTGTTTACTTATTTTGATATGATAATGGGGAAATGTTGTAAAGTGCTTTTGTGTTTGCTTTCATTTCTGTCCGATGGGTGTGGCTTTGCTTTTCAATTATTCATTAAAACAATACCCTAATAATGGCTTATGTTGATTGATTCCATCCAAACCTTCAACCGAAAGAACCTCCATCTCTATtcatctttcaaaattttgttccaAATATTATGCCAACTATAGTTGCCGTCAATCATGCCTTTAAACTagtcataaaattttcaattaatgaaattaattagaccCATTTCtcttggaattaaaaataacttgttcTTACAAATATGGGCTTTcagatttttttgcttttgcttgaattttttttcaccaatcaaacataaaaccaaaataaatggTTGTTAAAATTTGACCAGAATCCCTAGGCACAAAAGcgaaacaaaaagaaagggaaagaacaGATTCAACCACAATTCAGGAATCACATGAAgcccttttgaattttcaatgaTTCCATATGTTCATTAAGCAAAATTAGAATATAAACACTTTCATGGACACCCTTATGAGTGATTTACATAGAGAGAATATCCACCGTCAGGGAGACTTACTGTCTGTTGACCATTTAGTGGTACaacctttagttttttttctgcCGCCCATATGGCATGTTGTGTAAGTAGCATTGGTGCTCTAACGTTATTTGTAAGGGGAGGCACATTTGTGGATGCCCCCTAAAGGTCTAAGTAAATGCCTGCCATATGGTCGGTCACTAGGTAACTTTTAATTTTCCCTTGCACCTTGTTTGCATCAAATCCATGAACATGATCAGTTCCCAAGCCATTTCTAGTACAAAGAAAGTACAGTTTCATTTGCCCTCTCCCCAAAAATAGGATACAGCTTTGATATCCTGGTTTCTGTGGCATTGCCTAAGAGGAGATCGAGGTCTTCCTTTGCCTTGTCCACTGAGTTTACATTCATGACCACAGCAAACATGTTTGAACAAATTACGTTAAGAAACCCAGGCATTAGACAAACAAGCCCCAACAGTTCATGAGccttttgacaaaaaaaattatgctgTCTTGTACCTTGTTGGCAGCACTGACAACaggaataagaaaattaatcaatttcttttcatttttctttgaagGGAATTGTGGAAGTCACAGGTTGTAAGTGAAAGCTCTTTACAAAACGCGTGAAGCCCTTAATGGTGCCAACACAAACAAAGAATATAAGACCTCATTCATTTGCTTTCTACCATCCAGAACATTctaataatgaaaatgtttgcATGGATTAATTGCTGTATGTAAATCTGACTACCAGAGCCCCATAATCATTTATGCGCCACAGATGCCAGAACTGTTGAATTTCTAAGATCATCATCATTCATTTAGAATTAGATCTTAATCTTCTACCCAACTTCTAGTGCTAACAAGCATTCTACAAATGATTTGAGACCGACCCATTAACTTTATAATCATCACGCATATGCTATATAACCATTGCTGGCATCACTGGGCCGGCAAGGCAGTAACCATTGCTAATTCTCGAATCATCAACTCAAGACTTGGTTGAAACCCCATCCTCAGGCTACAGTCCTTGTATGCATCAAGAATGGCTCTTCACAAAAATGGGAAAGATGCTGCACAttgcattattttctattagatATAAGAAtctattgagaaaaaaaaatacaataagcATAATTGTTAGAACCTACTTCCCCGAAAAGCCCTCAGCTCTTTGGTTTTTCTGATCTATTATCAAAGCTAGGtccctttccctttccctttcccGCTTCTCTCTCTTCAACCGCTCTTTCCTCAACTCTTCCAATGTCTTCTTTCCACTACTTTTACTCTGCTTCTTCCCCGATCTTGCTGTCCCATCGTTTCCATTTTCAGCAAACAGATCATTACCCAGCCTGGAAAGATACCAAGGCAATTTCATGCCTCTGCCGCCAACCCCATAACCCAACCTGTACTTATCATTCTCCGGGAACACGACCTTCGCCCCTGCCTCTTCCTTCTTCGCCTTCTTCCTCTTTTGCCCAACTCCTTCACCCTCTACGGAGTCGAAAACCCTAAGGCCTTCGAACAGATTGATATGGCTGCTCTTTGAATCTGATGCACTGGACTCCACAGCTTGGCTTGGAGAAGCCAAACCCCGGGAAAGCCTGAGTCTCTCCAGACGAAACTCTGTGTCACGCTTTCGAGACTGTTCACGCTTCATCTGTTCGTTTCTGGCTGCAGCTTCTTCATCTCGACGGACTCTCTCTCTGTTCTCGTAGCTGTATACATTCCAGCTCTTCTGGGGAAGAATGTTGAGACCTCCATGACCACCCATTGCAACTTCAATCCACAACTCTCCTGCTAATGTAACAAAACCTTCAGTGATAATGTCAAGCTTTTAGAGTCCCTGATTCTATATTTTTCCCAACAACatatgattttatgaaattttaaattattaaatcgtagaattaaaataaattaaataaaatttaagcaccatataaaaataatttattgattttatttttattttttattttttaatttaatttaattttctttctcttatttcCTCTTAAATTCTTTTTGGAACCATAGCCTAAAATTTAATTAGGGTTTAAAAGAGAGACTAATGGTCCGTACATACAACTTGAATTCAAAATTCTCCTACGGGCTGATGCAAACTCTTCATGGGAATGACAACTTTCTAGCGAACCTAATGCTTTGGTTCTGGGAGAGATTTTTTccaaataacataaaaaaacgTAGGGTTTAAAGAGATATCTCCTACAATCTAATAGAAAATCTTTGGTAGGAGTTCCCGATGCTCTGTTTGTTTGAGGAGAAAattttttcccaagaaaataaaaaaatttggatttaaCATGATAAACTTATTGCCCAATAGAACTCGTGCATGTTCACAATTCTCCCACAAATCTATTacagattttgaatttttacgGTTCGATTCCCTGCTTGTTCCGAGAGAAAAtattttcccaagaaaaaaaaaaaaaaaaaaaaaaactggggTTCAAAGAGACAGACTAACTAACCAAAGTTCCCAAAGCATCATAGCTAAATATCAAAGTTTTTTTGCGATAATATTTACCAAGAACACAAACAGTTGATGAACGATTCAGGGGTGCAGAGTTTATTGATTGaatggaaaaggaaaacataatccaagaaagtatttcagaatCTTGAAAACAGAGGGATGGCCTACCTGCTACGATTATAGACTCGGAGGCTGGAGTCTCTCGCTTTCTCTCAGACGTATGGATGGAAccttgttttatttgttgtctTTAATCTTTATCATGCAATGCATGCGATATATAAAGGCAACGCAGCATAGTTTCTAAAATTAGATACCACCCAAactcaaatttgtttttgacTATGActcaagattaaaaaaaaaaaaaaaaaaaaaaaccgtctCTTTTTATCATCGGTATATTATAAATTCATTAGGTCATGTTTAATTGACCGGATATAGtatgaaatgaaattatatcCTTTGGTTGATGATAAgatatgataaattattataatatgttGATTCAAACATGAGATATGATAAGTAATGAGATATATTATTCATCCTCATCTTTTTTATCTATTCGGATATGTTAATCTTATGTTAAGATATGAGATATGCATATCCTATATATCATACATTTATttctttcatcaattttttattttttttttatatactcattttgtaaattattttttttatcaaattaaatttatgattaaaaaagaaaaataaaaaaaacatttataaaataatattaatatatatatatgacatataaattatttttatatattaaataacataatataaaaaaaattatctataaagtttaaatattttaatcatgaatattgttaaaaataaaataaatttcattttttttatatagaaaatattggaatgtgatgtaatttttattttaaatattaaaaataatatatattttatattatttt
It contains:
- the LOC100257002 gene encoding uncharacterized protein LOC100257002, coding for MGGHGGLNILPQKSWNVYSYENRERVRRDEEAAARNEQMKREQSRKRDTEFRLERLRLSRGLASPSQAVESSASDSKSSHINLFEGLRVFDSVEGEGVGQKRKKAKKEEAGAKVVFPENDKYRLGYGVGGRGMKLPWYLSRLGNDLFAENGNDGTARSGKKQSKSSGKKTLEELRKERLKREKRERERERDLALIIDQKNQRAEGFSGNIFPIFVKSHS
- the LOC100255386 gene encoding heavy metal-associated isoprenylated plant protein 21; its protein translation is MGALDYFSNFCTVTSTKGKRKPMQTVEIKVKMDCDGCERRVKNAVTSMRGVKSVEVIRKQSRVTVTGYVDANKVLKRVKSTGKRAEFWPYIPYNLVSYPYATQAYDKRAPAGYVRNVVQAVAVPNDPEDRITSLFSDDNPNACSIM